The Mixophyes fleayi isolate aMixFle1 chromosome 9, aMixFle1.hap1, whole genome shotgun sequence DNA window TTGGAAATGTTAAGTACACAGAGGCTTAACAATTGTATTAATGATCTCTGGATGAAGAATCAACGCATAAGGAGACTGTGTTTAGGACCATCCACACGTTCCAGCTTCTCAAAGTGTTTCCTTGCGTTACGTATATTTATTAGAGTTGCAGCTGAAGCTGTTGAAGGAAGAGTGGAAAGATTAGAGCAACACAGGAACTGACCCTGTCAATACACTTCATATAGTATCATCAAATGTGGTCCTTACGATCTTCATGTACACTCAGACAAGTCATATGCATTCTAACAACCATATTGAACATTCAGCCAGTAATAAACACACTGGTCTTCACAATACCTGGGTGAAACCACTTTTCCGAATCATTATGCAAGCCTAAAAAGTTAATAACCATTCTGTATAGTTAAAATGGCGAGAGAGTTATTTTTCCAAAAACATTGACTGAAAAAACCTTGAGGCAAATCGAAGTGTGACAGAACACAGTGTATACAACTAAACTTACGAATTGAGGGGTCCGACATTACAACCATAACATAGGTGTTGGATGTGAAGATATCTATGAAGGCAGCAAAGTTAGAATTCCGAACCTCCATGCTCTGGAAAGAGGCAGCCAACTTACTGTGAATAATAAGAGACATGAGTCAGGTAAGGAAAGAGAGAGAATATGTGGAAAGTTTCTATGGCATGGTTGTAAATGTCTAAAATCTTAAGGGCATGTTACATAGTTTTATAGTAAGTGCCAACTAGTCACAGAAATTGCAgacaaaaatgcaatttattatcCAAGAAAGTTGGCCTATGACTGGATTTCTAAGTATGGGTCTATATGAAATTGTGCTATACTGCAAAAGAAGTTTGCAAAGAAAACAGATGGGAAATTAAGAAAATGAACAAAACTGTAGTTTATCATAAGATATCAATTACTATATTTTTCTCTCACCTGCAGCTTAGCTTGAACTGCTTTATAATATTACTAATCTTCTCAAACCTGTGAATGTCCCTCTGTTCCCTGCACTGGTAGTGAGATATGACCTGGGAAATCAGAAAATGACACAATTACAAACTTTTCATACAAAAATTCTAGTATTGATACAAATGCCAGATAAACCTGACACCGAATTAAGCACTCACCAAAAAAGTTGCTCTCTCAAACAACAGCACTTCATCAGCCTCAATGATCTGAGCAAAGTTGCGCAGGTTGGATTCCAGTTGCTGCACATTGGGTATGAGCTGATAGACTATACTGGACCAGGCCTAAacacaaagaaaaggaacaaagagcaaatatataaaaaaaggtaaTCCTACTAccattccctgacacacacaaaaaaaaaaaaaaaaagtatcatgtACCTTGTATAATGTTTCATCCCAAATAGAGGTCCTAAAACAGGCGCAATCTAAGGGTCGGGAAAGACGCCTCAAATCCTCCTCACGTTCCTTAAAAATCTTGAGGGAAAATAAAGGAAGATGTTGACAACAGAACACCACATGTGTGACACAGCAAATTAGTTGCTAACTGATTACAAatgcttttggttttttttgaacAGGTAATTTTCATAGAAAGCATTGAACCCAACACTTGAAAAGAGATATCCAGCCAAATGTTTTCTTTATCAATCAACCACCCTGCCCTAAACTAGCAGAACTGTATGGTTTCCAGTTCCCTTAGAGTAAATGTCAGTTGTCACAGAAAAGTAGGTGTCAATTTTGCTGGTGGTGCAGTTACAGGACATGGTAAACACTTAAGTTTCCagttggagggagggagggaggaagttgatccaaaaataaataatgagcTTTAGTTActcattaaatcaacaaaaaaaaatctcacaaaaTGTCACAGAGTTTTGTAGCTGCAATATCATCATGTTTAATAGTACCTACATTGTCAGTACGTTTAccattctttaaaaaaacatctgTTTAAAAAGTAATCAGTTG harbors:
- the LOC142100785 gene encoding ras-related GTP-binding protein A, encoding MPSSAMKKKVLLMGKSGSGKTSMRSIIFANYIARDTRRLGATIDVEHSHVRFLGNLVLNLWDCGGQDTFMENYFTSQRDNIFRNVEVLIYVFDVESRELEKDMHYYQSCLEAILQNSPDAKVFCLVHKMDLVQEDQRDLIFKEREEDLRRLSRPLDCACFRTSIWDETLYKAWSSIVYQLIPNVQQLESNLRNFAQIIEADEVLLFERATFLVISHYQCREQRDIHRFEKISNIIKQFKLSCSKLAASFQSMEVRNSNFAAFIDIFTSNTYVMVVMSDPSIPSAATLINIRNARKHFEKLERVDGPKHSLLMR